The following proteins are co-located in the Paraphotobacterium marinum genome:
- a CDS encoding LytTR family DNA-binding domain-containing protein, translating to MFIIINKLFLINLIFHPELNAKLQLNLWDYWKFIFQAITFPLSRFTSDPWTAIIALITSVSRDPLFICIFAFGIRFLNKGEFYIYTGEMLQKLNIKKNKTVKLKEENLLEGTENTLKESFTNSQIKLNNRKAQAILVRKNDEELLIHCDDIFSVEAAGNYMNLDNGQEIFSIYTTTEGILSQLPQNFKKIHRSSIINFDKVVSIRSESTKNKMAIILENNKEYLVARSYQQMVKSYFKNISLLNKS from the coding sequence GTGTTTATCATAATTAATAAATTATTTTTAATAAATTTAATTTTTCATCCAGAATTAAATGCAAAATTACAGTTAAATCTTTGGGATTATTGGAAGTTTATTTTTCAGGCTATTACTTTTCCTCTTTCACGTTTTACATCGGACCCTTGGACTGCAATTATCGCTCTAATCACTTCCGTTTCTAGAGATCCATTATTTATTTGTATTTTTGCATTTGGCATTAGATTTTTGAATAAAGGTGAGTTTTATATTTATACAGGTGAGATGCTTCAAAAGCTCAACATAAAGAAAAATAAAACCGTAAAATTAAAGGAAGAAAATTTACTTGAAGGAACAGAAAATACTTTGAAAGAAAGTTTTACAAATTCTCAAATTAAATTAAATAATCGTAAAGCTCAAGCTATACTCGTAAGAAAAAATGATGAAGAATTATTAATTCATTGTGACGATATTTTTTCTGTAGAAGCAGCTGGTAATTACATGAATTTAGACAATGGACAAGAAATATTTTCTATTTACACAACAACCGAAGGTATTTTATCTCAATTACCACAAAACTTTAAAAAAATTCACCGTTCGAGTATCATTAATTTTGATAAAGTAGTTAGCATTCGCTCTGAATCGACAAAAAACAAAATGGCAATAATATTAGAAAATAACAAAGAATACTTAGTAGCAAGAAGTTATCAACAAATGGTGAAAAGCTATTTTAAAAATATATCTTTACTTAATAAAAGTTAA
- a CDS encoding LytTR family DNA-binding domain-containing protein, whose amino-acid sequence MIHVDDIISIKSDGNYMNIDNGGGMFPIRITLKALLVKLPINFIRIERSLVINTSKIKVIKMVQNNKRFKVNLINGKSYLVGLNYHVKFLEHAIIQNLLKRNKCIISEEG is encoded by the coding sequence TTGATTCACGTTGATGATATTATTTCTATCAAGTCTGATGGAAACTACATGAATATTGATAATGGAGGTGGAATGTTCCCAATCAGAATAACCCTAAAAGCATTATTAGTAAAATTGCCAATTAATTTTATTAGAATAGAACGCTCGCTTGTCATCAATACTTCAAAAATTAAAGTTATTAAAATGGTACAAAATAATAAAAGATTTAAAGTTAACTTAATAAATGGAAAAAGTTATTTAGTAGGACTGAATTACCACGTAAAATTTTTAGAACATGCCATAATCCAGAATTTACTCAAAAGAAATAAGTGCATTATTTCAGAAGAGGGTTAA
- a CDS encoding surface lipoprotein assembly modifier: protein MKYIKPIILSTTLLPLFSYGLTSSSQDVLAKESGVGGYVGIMAGYNSTNNQMNTDNKNKDYDGKNTPASRFSNGLLFPYFAVNYTFSGLKDQVFLRNYSVDNFLYAQNAMAELGYTHLFENKTKATFSIIGLDLPQDTWQNPYQAGRRDKTKAKTLGVRANFENIYNTGLGLDVAYGKRNVKNDESPNLDAMARSSKAYYGSLSYLMPLSEGLAWRNAVTYEKNSADGDAMSFNGYGYKTSLLMKVWGGDLSTNLSYEKRSFDGKIEVNNLPNVKRKDNRYKVGINYAEKGLFGYESLLGTVIVSYEKQDSNVDFYSYSQPSIMLGAAYTF, encoded by the coding sequence ATGAAATATATTAAACCAATAATACTCTCTACAACATTACTACCTCTATTTAGTTATGGATTAACATCATCTAGTCAAGATGTTCTAGCTAAAGAATCAGGTGTTGGCGGTTATGTAGGTATTATGGCTGGTTACAATAGTACTAATAATCAAATGAACACAGATAATAAAAATAAGGACTATGACGGTAAAAACACTCCCGCAAGTAGATTTAGTAATGGATTATTGTTTCCTTATTTTGCCGTAAATTACACTTTTTCTGGTTTAAAAGATCAAGTTTTCTTAAGAAACTATAGCGTCGATAATTTTCTTTATGCTCAAAACGCAATGGCTGAATTAGGTTATACACATTTATTTGAGAATAAAACCAAAGCCACTTTTTCTATAATAGGTTTGGACCTTCCTCAAGATACTTGGCAAAATCCTTATCAAGCAGGAAGAAGAGATAAAACAAAAGCAAAAACGTTAGGTGTCAGAGCTAATTTTGAAAATATATATAATACCGGACTAGGGTTAGATGTTGCTTACGGGAAGCGTAATGTCAAAAATGATGAGTCACCCAATCTAGATGCCATGGCTCGAAGTTCTAAAGCTTACTATGGATCACTCTCTTATTTAATGCCGCTTAGTGAGGGGTTAGCGTGGAGAAATGCTGTAACTTATGAAAAAAATTCAGCTGATGGTGATGCAATGAGTTTTAATGGTTACGGTTATAAAACAAGTTTACTCATGAAGGTTTGGGGAGGAGATTTGTCTACAAATTTATCCTATGAAAAACGTTCATTTGATGGAAAAATTGAGGTGAATAATTTACCTAATGTTAAAAGAAAAGATAATCGATACAAAGTAGGCATTAACTATGCAGAAAAGGGCTTATTTGGTTATGAAAGTCTTTTAGGTACAGTGATTGTTAGTTATGAAAAACAAGACTCAAATGTTGATTTTTATTCATACTCCCAACCATCGATTATGCTAGGTGCCGCTTACACATTTTAA